A stretch of Thermithiobacillus tepidarius DSM 3134 DNA encodes these proteins:
- a CDS encoding peptidase domain-containing ABC transporter gives MQAARQAVLADHQEEFVDTEAALWLLGSLAGVYRRPFDAELVLKSCAPPLDLPALIEALEALGLKAGLVPWPQGNWRSLPLPAVVFLAPPVRDDAPSSSDAAASDEPSQALTPALVVRRGDDTLAWIRPGQTRPEPLSPDAVQAQCAPWALLVAEAEPPVTESGGQAEDLAPKRPFGFAWFVPELLRHKTLWRDILLASLAIQLVGLATPLFTQVIIDKVIAHHSESTLLVLGVALVAFMLFTSVMSWLRQYLVLHTGSRIDAVLGEKVMRHLLRLPLPYFEQRPTGTLVARLHGVEALREFITGAAVSLVLDLPFLLIFLAVMFAYSWQLTLIALGILALIVLASLVMVPIFRARLDQQFLLGARNQAFLTEYLAGMSTVKSLQLEPDVDKRYGAYLAQYLAAGFATRQVGNTYQVIASALEQVMTLSILIVGAWLVMQNDGLTVGMLVAFQMFASRMSQPVMRLVGLWQEFQQASIALKRLGDILDMPQEPVALAPQRSAGGAGQIEIKDLGFRYSEQHPWLYRNLSLALPTGKLTVLMGPSGCGKSTLARLMQGFYFPQEGQIRIDGRDIRQLAANELRAYFGVVPQETVLFSGTVYDNLIMAHPHASFEDVIAACQAAEIHDVIETLPQGYQTELGERGTGLSGGQRQRLAIARALLKRPKVLVFDEAISNLDQQTAEHFAQTINRLKGKVTMIFITHQVPKGLQVDEVVNMGQHAMHMSLVKEENT, from the coding sequence ATGCAGGCAGCACGTCAGGCAGTTCTTGCCGATCATCAGGAAGAGTTCGTCGATACGGAGGCCGCGCTGTGGCTGCTGGGCAGCTTGGCTGGCGTTTACCGTAGGCCGTTCGATGCCGAGTTGGTGCTCAAGAGCTGTGCGCCGCCTTTGGATCTGCCTGCCCTCATCGAGGCGCTGGAAGCGCTCGGTCTCAAGGCCGGTCTGGTGCCCTGGCCTCAGGGCAACTGGCGATCGTTGCCGTTGCCGGCGGTGGTCTTTCTCGCTCCGCCCGTGCGGGACGATGCCCCATCATCGTCGGACGCCGCCGCCTCGGACGAGCCATCTCAGGCGCTGACCCCGGCCTTGGTGGTCAGGCGCGGCGATGACACCCTGGCCTGGATTCGTCCCGGCCAGACCCGCCCGGAGCCGCTGTCGCCCGATGCCGTGCAGGCCCAATGCGCGCCCTGGGCGTTGCTGGTGGCCGAAGCCGAGCCGCCTGTGACGGAATCCGGCGGCCAGGCCGAGGACCTTGCGCCAAAGCGGCCCTTCGGCTTTGCCTGGTTCGTGCCCGAGCTGCTGCGCCACAAGACCCTTTGGCGCGACATCCTGCTCGCCAGCCTCGCCATCCAGCTCGTCGGCCTGGCCACGCCCTTGTTCACCCAGGTCATCATCGACAAGGTCATCGCCCACCACAGCGAAAGCACGCTTCTCGTGTTGGGCGTGGCGCTGGTGGCCTTCATGCTGTTCACCAGCGTGATGAGCTGGTTGCGGCAGTACCTGGTGCTGCACACCGGCAGCCGCATCGATGCCGTGCTGGGCGAGAAGGTGATGCGCCACCTGCTGCGCCTGCCGCTGCCCTACTTCGAACAGCGCCCCACCGGCACCCTGGTGGCCCGCCTGCACGGCGTGGAAGCCCTGCGCGAATTCATTACCGGCGCGGCGGTGAGCCTGGTGCTCGACTTGCCTTTCCTCTTGATCTTCCTGGCCGTGATGTTCGCCTACAGTTGGCAGCTCACGCTCATCGCGCTGGGCATCCTCGCGCTCATCGTGCTTGCCAGCCTCGTCATGGTGCCCATCTTCCGCGCCCGCCTCGACCAGCAATTCCTGCTCGGCGCCCGCAATCAGGCCTTTCTCACCGAATACCTCGCCGGCATGTCCACCGTGAAGTCCCTGCAACTGGAGCCGGACGTGGACAAGCGCTACGGCGCTTACCTTGCCCAGTACCTCGCCGCCGGCTTCGCCACCCGGCAGGTGGGCAACACCTATCAGGTCATCGCCTCGGCCCTGGAGCAGGTGATGACCCTGTCCATCCTCATCGTCGGTGCCTGGCTGGTGATGCAGAACGACGGGCTCACGGTGGGCATGCTGGTCGCTTTTCAGATGTTCGCCAGCCGCATGAGCCAGCCGGTGATGCGGCTCGTCGGCCTGTGGCAGGAATTCCAGCAAGCCTCCATCGCCCTCAAGCGCCTGGGGGACATCCTCGACATGCCGCAGGAGCCCGTCGCCCTCGCGCCGCAACGCAGCGCCGGTGGTGCCGGGCAGATCGAGATCAAGGACCTCGGCTTCCGCTACTCCGAGCAGCACCCATGGCTTTATCGCAATCTCAGCCTCGCCTTGCCCACCGGCAAGCTCACCGTGCTGATGGGTCCCTCCGGCTGCGGCAAGAGCACGCTGGCCAGGCTCATGCAGGGCTTCTACTTCCCGCAGGAAGGCCAGATCCGCATCGACGGGCGCGACATCCGCCAGCTCGCCGCCAACGAACTGCGCGCCTACTTCGGCGTGGTGCCGCAGGAAACGGTGCTCTTCTCCGGCACCGTTTACGATAATCTCATCATGGCCCACCCGCACGCCAGCTTCGAAGACGTCATCGCCGCCTGCCAGGCCGCCGAAATCCACGACGTGATCGAAACACTGCCTCAAGGCTACCAGACCGAGCTCGGCGAGCGCGGCACGGGGCTCTCCGGCGGCCAACGCCAGCGCCTCGCCATCGCCCGCGCACTGCTCAAACGCCCCAAGGTGCTGGTCTTCGACGAAGCAATTTCCAACCTCGACCAACAAACCGCCGAGCATTTCGCCCAGACCATCAATCGCCTGAAAGGCAAGGTGACGATGATCTTCATCACCCACCAAGTGCCCAAGGGGCTGCAAGTGGATGAGGTGGTGAACATGGGGCAGCATGCCATGCACATGAGTTTGGTGAAGGAGGAAAACACGTGA